One genomic region from Haloprofundus salinisoli encodes:
- a CDS encoding Zn-dependent hydrolase — MHVDADRLRADIEANAEFGDVAAEEGRGRTVLCGTEANRQAREYFVDRLDDAGLHVDIDAVGNVSGTWTPDSADETAAPVAFGSHLDSVPEGGIFDGPLGVYAALESVRAMQESNVEPERPLVVVSFTEEEGQRFADGLLGSSVSVGKRSVEEALALEDSDGTTLGDALDDIGFRGEGLLDASEWDAWYELHIEQDTQLERADVPVGVVTTITGITHCEATVVGEANHAGATPMDERTDALAAAAEFVLDVERAANSVVDDSSDSAVGTVGSLDVSPNATNVVPGRVEMGVDVRDVVYQSMQTIVDAARESLTRLETERGVDTEFARPFDLEPTPMADRLREAAHSAGKAAGIGTMEMHSGAAHDTMHVADVTDAALLFAPSRDGISHNPREWTDWDDCAAATRVLAGAVAAAAGARADE; from the coding sequence ATGCACGTCGACGCAGACCGCCTCCGGGCGGACATCGAAGCGAACGCCGAGTTCGGCGACGTAGCCGCCGAAGAGGGTCGCGGTCGGACCGTCCTCTGCGGTACCGAGGCGAACCGCCAAGCCCGCGAGTACTTCGTCGACCGACTCGACGACGCCGGTCTCCACGTCGACATCGACGCCGTCGGCAACGTCTCGGGGACGTGGACGCCCGATTCCGCGGACGAGACTGCCGCACCCGTCGCATTCGGCAGCCACCTCGATTCGGTGCCGGAGGGCGGCATCTTCGACGGTCCGCTCGGCGTCTACGCCGCGCTCGAAAGCGTCCGTGCGATGCAGGAGTCGAACGTCGAACCCGAACGCCCCCTCGTCGTCGTCTCGTTCACCGAGGAGGAGGGCCAGCGCTTCGCCGACGGCCTGCTCGGTTCCTCGGTCTCGGTCGGCAAGCGCAGCGTCGAGGAGGCGCTCGCGCTCGAAGACAGCGACGGAACAACGCTCGGGGACGCCCTCGACGACATCGGCTTCCGCGGCGAGGGACTGCTCGACGCGAGCGAGTGGGACGCGTGGTACGAACTGCACATCGAACAGGACACCCAACTCGAACGCGCCGACGTTCCGGTGGGCGTCGTGACGACCATCACGGGTATCACCCACTGCGAAGCGACCGTCGTCGGCGAGGCCAACCATGCCGGGGCGACGCCGATGGACGAGCGAACCGACGCGCTCGCGGCGGCCGCCGAGTTCGTCCTCGACGTGGAGCGCGCGGCCAACAGCGTGGTCGACGACTCCAGCGACTCCGCGGTGGGTACGGTCGGGTCGCTCGACGTCTCGCCGAACGCGACGAACGTCGTCCCCGGCCGCGTCGAGATGGGCGTCGACGTCCGCGACGTCGTGTACCAGTCGATGCAGACGATCGTTGACGCGGCCCGGGAGAGCCTGACCCGCCTCGAAACCGAGCGCGGCGTCGACACCGAGTTCGCGCGTCCGTTCGACCTCGAACCGACGCCGATGGCCGACCGACTCCGCGAGGCGGCCCACTCCGCGGGAAAGGCCGCCGGCATCGGGACGATGGAGATGCACTCGGGGGCGGCCCACGACACGATGCACGTCGCCGACGTGACCGACGCGGCGCTGCTGTTCGCGCCGTCGCGCGACGGTATCTCGCACAACCCGCGCGAGTGGACCGACTGGGACGACTGCGCGGCGGC